A window of Candidatus Kryptonium sp. genomic DNA:
TTTAAAAAATCCATCTGAAATGTTAACCCAAGTGACTCCTCCATCTGTCGTTTTCCAAACTCCTCCACCTGTTGCACCAAAATAATAAGTCAATGGTTGATCGGGATGCCCAGCAACCGCAATTGAACGCCCTCCCCTAAATGGTCCAATTTCACGCCACTGCATTGCCCGATACAAACTCGTATCATATTTCAAGACAGTTGGTTTAACAGATGGAGCTGTTTTTCTCTGTGGAAAAACAGACGAAATTGAAATCAAAGATATCAAGACGATAAAAAGTAGTTTTACAAATCTCATTTTTTAACTCTTCCAATTTTGTTTTGAAACGAAATTTCAAATAATTTGACGAAGGGCAAAATTTAAAATGTTCCCCCCTTAAACCTGAAATCTAAACAACACAACATCCCCATCTTGAATCACATATTCTTTCCCCTCAAATTTAACAAGCCCATGCTCGCGAAGAGCGTGTTCAGAACCATATTTAACAAGTTCATCCCATCTCATGATCTCTGCTTTTATAAACCCTCTTTGAAAATCAGAATGAATTTTACCTGCTGCTTCATATGCAGTTGTCCCCCTCCTTATAGCCCAAGCTCTAACCTCGTTTTCATTTCCCGTGAAGAAAGTTATAAGATCAAGTATCTCATAACCAGCTTTTATCACCTTGTTTAAACCAGGTTCATCAAGTCCAAGTTCTTTTAAAAATTCTTTTCTCTCCTCCTCAGGCAATTGTGCGAGTTCTGCTTCAAGCTTCGCACATATCACAACCACTGGCACACCCTTACGCTCACCGACTTTTTTAACTTCATCAACATATTTATTGCCATTTATTCCATCTTCATCAACATTTGCAACATATATAAACTTTTTGTTCGTCAAGAGATGAAGTTCATCAATTAACGGTTTATCTTCATGATGATAAACGAAAGAACTTGCAAACTTACCCTCGTTTAAGTGCGATAGCAAACCCTCATAGATCGCAAGCTGATGCTGTGCTTTTTTATCTCCACTTCTTGCGACATTTTTGACTTTATCAATTCGCTTCTGAACTGTTTCAATATCTTTCAGAATTAGCTCAATTTCAACGATCTCAATATCTCGCACTGGATTAATATCACCATTGACATGAGCTACATTCTCATCTTCAAAACATCTCACAATATGAATTATA
This region includes:
- the ychF gene encoding redox-regulated ATPase YchF, yielding MGFKCGIVGLPNVGKSTLFNALTSSNVPAENYPFCTIDPNIGVVSVPDERLIQLEKVFKPKRGITPAMIEFFDIAGLVKGASKGEGLGNQFLAHIREVDAIIHIVRCFEDENVAHVNGDINPVRDIEIVEIELILKDIETVQKRIDKVKNVARSGDKKAQHQLAIYEGLLSHLNEGKFASSFVYHHEDKPLIDELHLLTNKKFIYVANVDEDGINGNKYVDEVKKVGERKGVPVVVICAKLEAELAQLPEEERKEFLKELGLDEPGLNKVIKAGYEILDLITFFTGNENEVRAWAIRRGTTAYEAAGKIHSDFQRGFIKAEIMRWDELVKYGSEHALREHGLVKFEGKEYVIQDGDVVLFRFQV